The following nucleotide sequence is from Aphelocoma coerulescens isolate FSJ_1873_10779 chromosome 21, UR_Acoe_1.0, whole genome shotgun sequence.
TGCCTGCCAACTTGGATTTTAGTGGAAGCATTTCGTTTAGTGGGAAGCTGGATAGGGATAGTGCAGTGTCTGAGGGGCAAAGAAACCATCAAATCTAATTTGCAAGTATACCCCACACCAAGCAGACCCCTATTCCAAACAAGGCTCATGCCTTACAGAGTGCATGGAGCACGCCAGTGGAATTACTGTGTTTCAGAGTCCAAAGGAAAGCAAGCTACTGAATTATGCACTGCCAGTCATGGGTACTGCCAAACGCTGTCAGGAAGTTGGAATGAAGTCTGGCGGGCAGGAGGTGGCAAATGTCGTAATAGCTGTGTGGAGGGTGTTAGCTTGGTCCTTCCCTGGTCCCACTGGGGTATTTCTTCACTTACATGATGGCTGTTCCCAAGATTGTTCCCTGCTCTCTGATCCAGCCCTCACAGCAACAGTGGCAGCTTTGCCTGTCGTTGGGGGTGATGTTCTTTGCTTGTAGAGCTGATTAGTGTCGAGTTTCTCCCATTCAGCTTTTCGCAGTGCTTGCTCCTGAGTGCAGCACTATTCTGACCTGGCTGTGAGATTTCCCTGAGGGTGCTTTACTGCTCAGTGTGTGTATTGGAGTAGCAGTAAAAATCCAGTCAGAGATGCTTTTTTCCTCGACTGCTTACCCTCAATTAAGTTCTCCCAGACCACAGGGTCTATTAACATACTGTCTGCAAGCCAATACAGACTTGTTCCACCAGAAACTGGCTTGCTGCTAATACTGGACCCATCTGACTTTAGGTCAGGCAGCATTGCCTCTTCTTGCCATTTTTAGCACATTCCACTGAACTAATCAGTGTTTTGTGCCTTGAGGGGCTGACAGGGAGGGACAGTTTACAGTGTCTGTGGCAGTTGTGCTTGACTGGGTAAAATTCAGTTCCAGCAAGAGCTATTGTTAAGTGTACATGGATTGTTTTTActttcagcagcacaggggaagtTAGGCTGTTGCCCATTGCTGGTGTGGAGGGATCCACCTGCATGTTCCCACTGTGCTGCAGTGGGTGTGTTTGGAAAGCCTTTTTAGAAGACAAAGCCCTGTTGTCCCCACAAGGGCTCCCCAAAGGGTGACTTCACACCCCCTTGATCGGTGAAACTGAGTAAATGCAAAGTCACTGTAGCATTTACTGCAGAGATGTCTCATGCATGCTGCTGGGAATCTTAACCTGGGAATTTATTCTCCTGTCAGGGATACCTGTGtggacactattccacaaagtATTTTACCTGTaactggtgctgctggaaggaGAGGATACGTATCATACTGTGGTTTCCTGTTGGAGGGGAGAAAAATTATTCCCTCAGATTAGACTTCTGCCCTTCTTCCCTAGGAAAGAATCACAAGGCCCGATGTGGAGCACACAGATCCCTCTTGGAGGGCCCTGTCAGCAGTgcagggagtgactgggagggtGGCTTGTCAGAAATGTGATGTGTGACATGAGCCCTAATCAAGTGTTGCAGCAGCCTTAGCTGTGACTGGCCCTGTGCAGGAGGGGTGTGCACTTGAATTTACCCTTTCCCTGGAGCTGTGGTCCCTGAGAGCTCTTGTCAGCAGCTTTGGAACACCTGCCTTCCAATACCTTATCCTCACCGGGTAGTATTTCTGTCCCCATGTGCATttgcataagcaaaatcagaatTGGACTGTTTCAGCTGAGTCTGTCCTGGTGCTGCCTTCTTAAGCCCTGAACAAGCTTTCCGGGGTACTAAGGTACATGGAAATGAGACTGGAAATGCACTGAGATTCTGGGAATGAGACTCATGAGGTGCTCAAAATAACACAGTTCCTAGCAGTCAATCACAGGACAGTTGTGTTTAGCTGGGCTTGATGACATTGCCAGGGCTCACATGGGGATCCAAGCTCTTTGTTCCTTGGGATGCTGACTGAATGTGGTTTTGGCAGTATTAACTTCTTTGTTGGGGTGCTAGAATATGTTTTGGGTCAAATTCAACTCCAAGTTAGTAAAATCTAGCAACTAAGGTTAAGTAAACCTTAATCaggctcccagtgttcccattaGCCATGTTAGAACAGCTTTGTGAGGGGCCATTCCCAGAAAGTGATAAATGTTCTGTACAAGCTGCTTTGTAGTTGAGTGATCCCACCTGCCCATGAGGAATATCATGATAGTATTCAAACCCTTTGAGGAGccttcaagaaattcttggaatcagcaTCTCAGCCATGTGCAGAGTGAGACAAGACACAGTTAATAATGTATCTTTCTGTTGATGCTCGTAACCTTTATTTGGTCACTGCTAGAAAGCATATACAATGAATTCCCTTTCCTCCCTCTGGTTATCTTGAAACTTGTGGAGTGTTatgatttttcttatttattttcatggaaATTTTGCTTACATGAGGCATTTATGGCAGTTCCCATGACCAAATaagcaaaaccagcaaaagGACTCTCTTATTACTGAAACCCTGTCTATAGGAAGACTCATTATGGTCTTTCAATGTTaagcaagtttttttttttcctgctaatcTGTTAGCATTTCTTAGTGCAGAGGAAAAGCCTCTCGTGAAAaactcattttcatttttaccaAGTTCATGCTTTTTCTGTCTCATGTAAGGTCCAGGCTTGTGGGTACCAGAATATCAGTAAAACTTAAGATTTTaactttaagaaaataaaagaaaatttaatgcAACAGACAGGAGAGAGGTCCAGCACAGATGTCTAATGTGTTAGTTTTATTTAAAGATGGTCTTTCAGTGCTAGCATAAgaaatgttctttaaaaaacatcaaataaataaataaataaataaataaaaataggaaTAACTTTCTGTTGAGGAACTTAGAAAGAATCTGACTTTCATCTTGGGAGGAAGGGGTACTGTAAAGCATTCTTCAGAGCAGGAGATAGGGAGATTGATCCTAATTTCTCCGGGAACCTGCAAGCCAAACATGAAATAAATGTTACTAGAATCTGTTTCTGTCTTGGTACGTGTCACCATTGTCAGCAGTGCTTTTAAAAAACCAGTACTACCTTAAATACTAGGCTTAAATTAATTCCATTCTCAGACTGTATCTTCTTAAAGACTTAAATGAGAAGCTGCTTCTCCCTTATCCCATGGCACGGACATTGTCTGTGCTATTCAGTGAAATGGCTTAGACAAGACTCACCGTTGCAACCCATCCCACTCAGGGAGCCAATCCGATCAATCCTCCTCCCAAAACAGCCAGAATCTCTCATCATCCTGGGCATCTGCAGCCCCCTCAGTCTCTTGAGGAAGGGGTCCCTGTAGGACAGAGGGGTGTTGGGTACAAGCCTGCGTTCAGCCTTCTGGTTGTCACTGTCATCGACGAGTTCTGACAGGATCTCCTCCTGGGTTTTGGGTTCTTGCAGGTCAGGATTGGACTCCAGGGCTTCGATCATTGCAAACTTATCCTCCAGTCTTTCCAGCAGAGCCTATAAAAGAAGGATTAAATTAATAAAACTCCTTGTTTTGTGGTCATTTGCTAACTCTTCCAGTCATTCTGTTCTGCATTCATCCATGGTCCCACAGGCTGCTCTAGAGAGACTGACAGGTTGGATCCCAGCCTTACCAGTGGGCTCTGTCCTCATATCCCTGTTCACAGTAATTCCATCTATGGGAAGATGTAGCTTCAGCTAGTGAACTGAATGAAGCTGCTTGCCACCATGTGTATCTTACTGGCAAGGTTAGAAGATATCTTggcagagaagaaaatgcaaTATGTGGGTTGCCCAGGGAGATACCACTCAGCCCACCAGTGGTACACAGTCTGAGAGAACCTCTAGCCACATAGCCCACTCCCACTTCTCAGAAGTTGCTGCTTTGTCACCCCTGGCTATCTCAATGGACATCGCTTGGAGAAGCTCTTGGTGTTTTCACTAATCTCTGCCCCAGGGGTTACAGGATTGCTACTGCCTAAAGTAACTGAAAATACCTGTATGGTAAATTCACACCTGCTGTGTGATTACTTCCTGGGTGccatttttttgtaatttgtaAAGCTTTGTGTAACTGGGTTCAGATAACCTCCTCAAGGGCAGCTCCTCAATTAGAGGAATGTAATTGCCCAGCTGTAGAATTTGAATAGAGAGGAATGAGCCTTAAGGCTTTAGGGCATTTGGAAACCACTCTTTCTGGCTGCTGGAAGCAGCCGAGAGGTGGTTTGATCTTCAGCTGTCCTTACCAGCTCAGGGAGTTTGTTCTTAGGGCCTGAGAACAGCTTTGAGAAGCTGGTCACTGGTACCAGCCCAAGGACAGGTTTGAGCTTTTAGATTCCATCAGAGTCTCAAGCTTGTACTGTGCTATAACAATGGATTTTTCTCTATTATTCGTTAAAATTCTTAGCTGGTAATTTTATAACTCTGGAAGCTTTTCTGGATGAGCCACACTAAATGATTGTTATTCCTCTAGTAATATTTCTAAAAGTTTGTCTTTGGTTGCTCCTGTTTACAGCCTCATTGTTCATCCATATGCAACCAGATCTCTCAAATTCACAAAGCTAGAGCCATATGGCTGCCCTGAGTCACTGTTCTGCCATTTAGTGGGATAGACAGGACCCCACATCAAAGTTTTCTATTTGTTCTCATGGAGCTACTCcgatgattttttcctttcctggaaCTTTGCTCCCAGGAAGATGtatctttgaaagaaaaagaaccaaaaccTCAAAGAAGACATCCTACATCACAGTTTTGATTCCCACTACTGCCTAGGAGCTTTGGTAAACTCAACACGGGAGAATATTGCCCTACAGAGCTTCTCTGAACCCCTTTGAAGAGCTGAGGCTTTGTCCCCCAGCATGGATGGCTGATGTGGTTATTGGGGTCTGATCATgcaaaaggaaggcaaagcatcACCTCACACTCTGCTAACCGCCCCAAAAGTTTAACCTTTCAAATGAGGTCCTCACCTCCATGCTGGCCAGTTCATCGGCAGGGCTGAAGCTGTAGATAGGGTTGGCACTGCTGGACTGGAGCTGGATGAGCAGCAGCAAGAGGAAGCCATAGAAAAATGAGCCCTTAGTGTCCATGGCACTGATTTCACTGGGAATAGGGAAGTTCAAGCTGTTTCTTCTGAGATGTCCCTTCAagtctctctcttccttctcctgttgTCTCTCTTCTGAAGCTTGTCTTTTATACTCTTTGGGTGATCCCTGCTTCCTAGGTTATCAGTGGGTTTATCTTG
It contains:
- the NPPA gene encoding natriuretic peptides A → MDTKGSFFYGFLLLLLIQLQSSSANPIYSFSPADELASMEALLERLEDKFAMIEALESNPDLQEPKTQEEILSELVDDSDNQKAERRLVPNTPLSYRDPFLKRLRGLQMPRMMRDSGCFGRRIDRIGSLSGMGCNGSRRN